A single region of the Streptomyces sp. NBC_01381 genome encodes:
- a CDS encoding amidohydrolase has product MTSPQFSPLSRRGLLASAGAAGLLAAVGAPAEAAPAAAPRRSAALVVHNSRVFSGTRGHARAQAVAVGRDGKILAVGSDGALKRFIGRDTQVVDGRGGTLMSGIHDGHAHPTGAADRSLKPSLAGAEQTVDELQKTLTGFLKDSADQEPDGWLVVEDWNPVGLLPHGTAPHHSMLDALPTRRPIALVGGDGHNVWANQRALDIAGITAATPEPPGGKIVKDKDGKPSGVLKDDAQPLVTRHIPAPDREQLIAAAKKTFAEAAASGITTFMEAVVGENELSLYQALSERGALPQRIVPALRIDSDLAKDPAAALAFARKLRDDFGGVRGLRFGTVKVFLDGVIEYPAQTAAMLEPYTDKDGKPTDNRGELYVSGADYGRLTAAFNKDGWQMHAHAIGDRAVRTSLDGYAYALRKTGIRDVRNTTAHLQVVDPADLPRFAKLGVIPCLQLQWASPSTWTMEALLPYIGAERHRWQYPARSLERAGARLAGGSDWPVDPLQVWNQVRTAVDRYGAEGEGDGDLYREEEGISRTSSLLMHTLGTARQLRMDHLTGTVEQGKSADLVLLDRDVTRCPVADISSTEVRLTLTGGTVVHDAESSAGRAAAARVTRAAAGPRPDAQAAVHGGRHGSCGCG; this is encoded by the coding sequence ATGACGTCTCCGCAGTTCTCTCCCCTCTCCCGCCGCGGCCTCCTCGCCTCCGCAGGGGCCGCCGGGCTGCTCGCCGCCGTGGGGGCGCCCGCCGAAGCAGCACCCGCCGCCGCACCACGCCGCTCCGCCGCGCTCGTCGTGCACAACTCCCGTGTCTTCAGCGGAACCCGGGGTCACGCCCGCGCGCAGGCCGTCGCCGTCGGGCGGGACGGGAAGATTCTCGCCGTCGGGAGCGATGGCGCCCTCAAGCGGTTCATCGGGCGGGACACCCAGGTGGTGGACGGGCGTGGCGGCACCCTGATGAGCGGGATCCACGACGGGCACGCGCACCCGACGGGCGCCGCCGACCGCTCCCTGAAGCCCTCGCTCGCCGGGGCCGAGCAGACCGTCGACGAGCTGCAGAAGACCCTCACCGGGTTTCTGAAGGACTCCGCCGACCAGGAGCCGGACGGGTGGCTCGTGGTGGAGGACTGGAACCCGGTGGGCCTGCTTCCGCACGGCACCGCGCCGCACCACTCGATGCTCGACGCCCTGCCGACCCGCCGGCCCATCGCCCTGGTCGGCGGCGACGGGCACAACGTCTGGGCCAATCAGCGGGCCCTCGACATCGCGGGGATCACGGCCGCCACTCCGGAGCCGCCCGGCGGAAAGATCGTCAAGGACAAGGACGGCAAGCCCAGCGGCGTGCTCAAGGACGACGCGCAGCCGCTGGTGACCCGGCACATCCCCGCGCCGGACCGCGAGCAGCTCATCGCCGCCGCGAAGAAGACCTTCGCCGAGGCCGCCGCGTCCGGGATCACCACCTTCATGGAAGCGGTCGTCGGCGAGAACGAGTTGAGCCTCTATCAGGCGCTCTCCGAGCGCGGCGCGTTGCCGCAGCGCATCGTCCCGGCGCTGCGGATCGACTCGGACCTGGCCAAGGACCCGGCGGCGGCCCTGGCGTTCGCCCGCAAGCTGCGGGACGACTTCGGCGGCGTACGCGGACTGCGGTTCGGCACGGTCAAGGTGTTCCTCGACGGGGTCATCGAGTACCCGGCGCAGACGGCCGCGATGCTGGAGCCCTATACGGACAAGGACGGGAAGCCGACCGACAACCGCGGTGAACTGTATGTGTCCGGCGCCGATTACGGCCGGCTGACCGCCGCCTTCAACAAGGACGGCTGGCAGATGCACGCGCACGCCATCGGCGACCGCGCCGTGCGCACCTCCCTCGACGGATACGCGTACGCCCTGCGCAAGACGGGGATCCGTGACGTCCGCAACACCACCGCCCACCTCCAGGTCGTCGACCCCGCCGACCTGCCCCGCTTCGCCAAGCTCGGCGTCATCCCCTGCCTGCAGCTGCAGTGGGCATCGCCGAGCACCTGGACCATGGAGGCGCTCCTGCCCTACATCGGTGCCGAGCGCCACCGTTGGCAGTATCCGGCGCGCAGCCTGGAGCGGGCCGGGGCGCGGCTCGCCGGCGGCTCGGACTGGCCGGTCGATCCGCTCCAGGTGTGGAACCAGGTGCGGACGGCCGTCGACCGGTACGGCGCCGAAGGCGAGGGCGATGGGGACCTCTACCGCGAGGAGGAAGGCATCAGCCGTACGTCGTCCCTGCTCATGCACACGCTCGGCACCGCGCGCCAACTCCGCATGGACCACCTCACCGGAACCGTCGAGCAGGGCAAGTCGGCCGATCTGGTGCTGCTCGACCGGGATGTGACGCGGTGTCCGGTGGCCGATATCAGCTCCACCGAGGTGCGCCTGACGTTGACCGGGGGCACAGTGGTGCACGATGCCGAATCGTCGGCCGGGCGCGCTGCCGCCGCCCGGGTGACGCGGGCGGCGGCGGGTCCGAGGCCGGACGCGCAGGCCGCGGTGCACGGCGGGCGGCACGGTTCGTGCGGCTGCGGCTGA
- a CDS encoding UDP-N-acetylglucosamine 1-carboxyvinyltransferase, translating to MADDYLVRIGKLIRDARQHRGWTQSQLAEALSTSQSAVNRIERGNQNISLEMIARISEALDSEIVSLGYAGPMHLRVVGGRRLSGSIDVKTSKNACVALLCASLLNKGRTVLRRVARIEEVYRLLEVLGSIGVRTRWINDGVDLEIVPPAQLDMEAIDAEAAIRTRSIIMFLGPLLHRMDHFQLPYAGGCDLGTRTIEPHMIALRRFGLDIAATEGLYHAQVARDVTPDRPIVLTERGDTVTENALLAAARSAGTTVIRNASSNYMVQDLCFFLEALGVQVEGIGSTTLTVHGVPNIDVDVDYSPSEDPVEAMSLLAAAVVTESELTVNRVPIEFLEIELAVLEEMGLDHDRTAEYFADNGRTRLIDLTVRPSKLEAPIDKIHPMPFPGLNIDNVPFFAAIAAAAQGKTLIHDWVYDNRAIYLTDLNRLGGRLQLLDPHRVLVEGPTRWRAAEMMCPPALRPAVVVLLAMMAAEGTSVLRNVYVINRGYEELAERLNSVGAQIETFRDI from the coding sequence ATGGCAGACGATTACCTCGTACGCATCGGCAAGCTCATCCGTGACGCCCGGCAGCACCGGGGCTGGACACAGTCGCAGCTCGCCGAGGCGCTCAGCACAAGTCAGAGCGCCGTGAACCGCATCGAGCGGGGCAACCAGAACATCAGCCTTGAGATGATCGCCCGGATCAGCGAGGCGCTCGACAGCGAGATCGTGTCGCTCGGTTACGCGGGGCCGATGCACCTGCGCGTGGTCGGCGGGCGCCGGCTCTCCGGCTCCATCGACGTCAAGACGAGCAAGAACGCCTGCGTGGCGCTGCTCTGCGCGTCGCTCCTCAACAAGGGCCGCACGGTCCTTCGCCGGGTCGCGCGCATCGAGGAGGTCTACCGTCTCCTCGAGGTCCTCGGCTCCATCGGCGTACGCACCCGCTGGATCAACGACGGCGTCGACCTGGAGATCGTGCCGCCCGCGCAGCTCGACATGGAGGCGATCGACGCCGAGGCCGCGATCCGGACCCGCTCGATCATCATGTTCCTGGGTCCGCTCCTGCACCGCATGGACCACTTCCAGCTGCCGTACGCGGGCGGTTGCGACCTCGGCACCCGCACGATCGAGCCGCACATGATCGCGCTGCGCCGCTTCGGGCTCGACATCGCGGCGACCGAAGGGCTCTACCACGCGCAGGTCGCGCGCGACGTCACCCCCGACCGCCCGATCGTGCTGACCGAGCGCGGCGACACCGTGACCGAGAACGCGCTGCTCGCCGCGGCACGCAGCGCGGGCACGACCGTCATCCGCAACGCCTCGTCGAACTACATGGTCCAGGACCTGTGCTTCTTCCTGGAGGCGCTCGGCGTGCAGGTCGAGGGCATCGGCAGCACGACGCTCACCGTGCACGGCGTGCCGAACATCGACGTGGATGTCGACTACTCCCCCTCCGAGGACCCGGTCGAGGCGATGAGCCTGCTCGCCGCCGCGGTCGTCACGGAGTCCGAACTGACGGTCAACCGCGTCCCGATCGAGTTCCTGGAGATCGAGCTCGCGGTCCTGGAGGAGATGGGGCTCGACCACGACCGCACGGCGGAGTACTTCGCCGACAACGGCCGTACGCGCCTGATCGACCTCACGGTCCGCCCCTCCAAGCTGGAGGCGCCGATCGACAAGATCCACCCGATGCCGTTCCCCGGCCTCAACATCGACAACGTCCCCTTCTTCGCGGCCATCGCGGCGGCGGCGCAGGGCAAGACGCTGATCCACGACTGGGTCTACGACAACCGCGCGATCTATCTGACCGACCTCAACCGCCTCGGCGGGCGCCTCCAACTCCTCGACCCGCACCGCGTGTTGGTGGAGGGCCCGACCCGCTGGCGCGCCGCCGAGATGATGTGCCCGCCGGCGCTGCGGCCCGCCGTGGTCGTGCTGCTCGCGATGATGGCGGCCGAGGGCACGTCCGTCCTGCGCAATGTGTACGTGATCAATCGCGGGTACGAGGAGCTGGCCGAGCGGCTCAACTCGGTCGGCGCCCAGATCGAGACGTTCCGGGACATCTAG